In Lepus europaeus isolate LE1 chromosome 9, mLepTim1.pri, whole genome shotgun sequence, the following are encoded in one genomic region:
- the ZNF407 gene encoding zinc finger protein 407 isoform X2, whose protein sequence is MDSENKLENDEGENVKKEPEDLRNSPSPKEDCGLVSDQRATSSGNFTSKRGFPDSSHLDSVIVEEGGHGHASKRMKLEEAEPLTSEEQGTPVVEPAERTVPDVGVPPARMAQEPLLNACAEGGGGLPGAFSSGDLSAVDAVSLKTDTEKKPVQEMVSLDAERESPSPLKEVSVGCAVVAVDRVPKCSRCGRLSSSLSDLEKHADCHRPPSKEHTCCQCSHQAESSSAVHLHSRHTHGPQKVFSCDLCGFHCVEENLLDAHYLGKTHLRRQNLAARGGFVQILTKQPFPKKTCTMGTKTVRAKARASKPMTKSSDSKGFRNVGSKFKDFRGNISKQSGSSSELLVEMMPSRNTLSDKVEIIEGNMPSLGITRNPENQSKKLGGLVTSESLLGKLESTRNTLQTAHNISTASRPRPDRNVLVLGSSFRRRSGTFSLKGQAKKRFNILGINKRGANETQRMYARHFKTQTKTNDAESVLKHVDMSDSVQNLCVTTSAPQELTQDKRDSPLLGPMQLDSLTVRPASDCHGSTCADCGQIAANRTDLEIHVKRCHARETTDCCQACDFSSVSRRDFDEHLHKSQHQQTASVLSCQCCSFVSSAEINLREHMKDKHSMSFFCTPCNLFFLSEKDLEEHRATEKHMSLLVQRKTSQSFNNDTVLQTLSTLESENTKGRLNESGKAAQEEPVKSRVSHGNEVRHSSKPQFQCKKCFYKTRSSTVLTRHIKLRHGQDYHFLCKACNLYSLSKEGMEKHIKRSKHLENAKKNNIGLSFEECIERICIGANDRKEECSVSGNGRTEGHVGVPSQEHPHLEKGTLTPRELSQPSVITKDDDFTLTTTPRRGRPKGNVSRTCTHCGLLASSITNLTVHIRRKHSHQYSYLCKVCKYYTVTKGDMERHCATKKHKGRVEIEANGKQSSDIIVGPEGSHLEPCKKNTTSAVTTSDEQASKSAEAENSVLEKPGDHGNANEVEVESEFHSLDEEAIDKRGQISLEPEDSLHQGDVTGTSDNKCLHCEFSAHSSASLELHVKRKHTKEFEFYCMACDYYAVTRREMTRHAATEKHKMKRQSYLSASHVDAGSAEVSKNITVPEEEPQQNAEEFQLISHQSSDALKSGSGAGGPVLDENTDLDMSKVLCAPDSVDMEAEGGSDFSEDHSFCQAFQQPLDKSKVVKPEEMVSLNISSNFDSPSRFQDENSGSSVLNCETAKKKHEMLNDVGDANMHCEVDGGSTGDSGGQVLPKHLSPGVLDGVHSAESPTPVMMSVTREQRTLDGSGQDTVGCAHSLEDLKGVQENPVLENKGVLMNSQHEAEIVLEEDGPASDGTVESSDVYETVISIDDKGQALYSFGRFDSSIVRIKNPEDGELIDQSEEGLVAAGVRISELPLKDCAHGLKRKKPEGSSFGESTRIRCDDCGFLADGLSGLNVHIAMKHPTKEKHFHCLLCGKSFYTESNLHQHLASAGHMRNEQASVEELPEGGATFKCVKCTEPFDSEQNLFLHIKGQHEELLREVNKYIVEDTEQINREREENQGNVCKYCGKMCRSSNSMAFLAHIRTHTGSKPFKCKICHFATAQLGDARNHVKRHLGMREYKCHICGVAFVMKKHLNTHLLGKHGVGTPKERYFKKFIEK, encoded by the exons ATGGATTCTGAGAATAAACTTGAGAACGATGAGGGtgaaaatgtaaagaaagaaCCAGAAGACTTGAGAAACAGTCCATCCCCAAAGGAAGACTGTGGGCTCGTTTCTGATCAGAGAGCAACTTCCTCTGGGAATTTTACAAGCAAGAgaggttttccagattcttcccaCTTGGACAGTGTCATCGTGGAGGAGGGCGGACATGGGCATGCttccaaaagaatgaaattagaggaGGCAGAACCCCTTACGTCTGAAGAGCAGGGCACTCCTGTGGTAGAGCCTGCCGAGCGCACGGTCCCAGACGTGGGTGTCCCGCCAGCCAGGATGGCACAGGAGCCCCTCCTGAATGCCTGTGCGGAGGGAGGCGGGGGTCTTCCTGGTGCCTTTTCCTCTGGTGATTTAAGTGCTGTGGATGCTGTTTCTTTGAAAACAGACACTGAAAAAAAGCCTGTGCAGGAGATGGTTTCCCTGGATGCAGAAAGAGAATCCCCTTCTCCCCTGAAAGAAGTGAGTGTTGGTTGTGCTGTTGTAGCTGTAGACAGAGTTCCCAAGTGCAGCAGATGTGGCCGTTTGTCCTCCTCTCTTTCTGATTTGGAAAAACATGCTGACTGTCACAGACCACCATCTAAGGAACATACCTGCTGCCAGTGTAGccaccaagcagagagcagctcTGCTGTGCACCTGCACTCCAGACACACACATGGGCCCCAGAAGGTCTTTTCCTGTGATCTTTGTGGCTTTCACTGTGTGGAGGAAAACCTGCTGGATGCACATTATCTTGGCAAGACACATCTCCGGCGCCAGAACCTTGCTGCTCGTGGAGGCTTTGTGCAGATCTTAACGAAACAGCCGTTTCCTAAGAAAACGTGTACGATGGGGACAAAGACTGTTCGAGCAAAAGCAAGAGCTTCTAAACCAATGACAAAGAGTAGTGATTCAAAAGGGTTCCGGAATGTTGGGAGCAAGTTTAAAGATTTCAGAGGAAACATTTCTAAACAGAGTGGCAGCAGTAGTGAGCTTCTTGTTGAAATGATGCCCTCCAGAAACACTTTGTCAGACAAAGTAGAGATCATTGAAGGAAACATGCCTTCCCTTGGTATAACTCGAAATCCTGAAAACCAGAGCAAGAAACTAGGAGGCTTAGTAACCTCAGAGAGTCTCTTAGGTAAATTGGAATCTACCAGAAACACTCTACAGACAGCACATAATATCAGTACAGCCTCAAGGCCAAGACCCGACCGAAATGTTCTAGTGCTGGGTAGCAGCTTTCGACGACGCAGTGGCACTTTCAGCTTGAAGGGTCAGGCAAAGAAAAGGTTTAATATCTTAGGAATTAATAAAAGAGGTGCAAATGAGACTCAGAGGATGTATGCAAGACACTTTAAAACACAGACGAAAACAAATGATGCAGAGTCAGTTCTCAAACACGTGGATATGAGCGACAGTGTCCAGAATCTGTGTGTGACTACCTCAGCCCCCCAGGAACTGACACAGGACAAGAGGGACTCCCCTCTCTTGGGTCCCATGCAGCTGGACTCCCTGACAGTGAGACCAGCCTCTGACTGTCATGGGTCTACTTGTGCAGACTGTGGTCAGATAGCCGCAAACAGGACAGACTTGGAAATCCATGTGAAAAGGTGCCACGCCAGAGAGACAACAGACTGCTGCCAGGCATGTGACTTTTCCAGTGTGTCGAGGAGGGACTTCGATGAACACTTGCACAAGAGCCAGCATCAGCAAACTGCTTCTGTCCTCAGTTGTCAATGTTGTTCATTTGTTTCCTCTGctgaaataaatcttagagagcaTATGAAGGACAAGCACAGCATGAGTTTTTTTTGTACCCCTTGTAATCTGTTCTTCTTGTCCGAGAAAGACTTGGAGGAACACAGAGCAACTGAGAAACATATGAGTTTGTTGGTTCAACGAAAGACTTCTCAGTCATTTAACAATGATACGGTTTTACAGACTTTAAGTACATTAGAATCAGAAAACACGAAAGGTCGTTTGAATGAGTCAGGAAAAGCAGCTCAGGAAGAACCTGTCAAATCCAGGGTAAGCCATGGAAATGAAGTTAGGCATTCAAGTAAGCCTCAGTTTCAGTGTAAGAAGTGTTTTTATAAAACCAGATCGTCCACTGTTCTCACAAGACACATTAAACTTCGGCATGGTCAAGACTATCACTTTCTTTGTAAAGCATGTAATCTTTACTCCTTGAGCAAAGAGGGAATGGAGAAGCACATTAAACGAAGCAAGCATCTTGAAAATGCTAAGAAGAATAATATTGGCTTAAGCTTTGAAGAATGTATTGAAAGGATATGTATAGGTGCGAATGATAGAAAAGAAGAGTGTAGTGTTTCTGGAAACGGGAGGACTGAAGGCCACGTGGGTGTGCCATCACAGGAACACCCGCATCTTGAGAAGGGCACGTTGACTCCTAGGGAGCTCTCACAGCCCAGTGTCATCACCAAAGACGACGATTTCACTTTGACCACCACTCCAAGAAGAGGGAGACCCAAAGGTAACGTCTCGCGGACATGCACACACTGTGGTCTTTTGGCCTCTAGTATTACCAATTTGACTGTCCACATTAGACGAAAGCACAGTCACCAGTATAGTTACTTATGCAAAGTGTGCAAGTATTATACTGTAACTAAGGGAGATATGGAACGTCATTGTGCCACCAAGAAGCATAAAGGACGAGTAGAAATAGAAGCCAATGGAAAGCAAAGTTCAGATATCATCGTTGGTCCTGAAGGGAGTCATCTTGAACCCTGCAAAAAGAACACCACTTCAGCAGTGACGACTTCAGACGAGCAGGCTAGTAAGTCAGCTGAGGCAGAGAACTCTGTTTTAGAAAAGCCAGgagatcatggaaatgcaaatgaggTTGAAGTTGAAAGTGAATTTCATTCTTTAGATGAGGAAGCTATTGACAAGAGGGGACAAATATCTTTAGAGCCAGAAGACTCTCTCCATCAGGGGGATGTTACAGGTACAAGTGATAACAAATGTCTACACTGTGAGTTCAGTGCTCACTCTTCGGCTTCTCTCGAGTTGCATGTAAAACGGAAACATACAAAAGAGTTTGAGTTTTATTGCATGGCATGCGATTACTATGCAGTAACTCGTAGAGAGATGACAAGGCATGCAGCCACCGAGAAGCACAAGATGAAAAGGCAGTCCTATCTCAGCGCTTCTCATGTGGACGCAGGTTCTGCAGAAGTGTCCAAAAATATCACCGTGCCAGAAGAGGAGCCTCAGCAAAACGCTGAGGAATTTCAGTTAATCTCACACCAGTCATCTGATGCTCTGAAATCCGGAAGTGGTGCTGGTGGCCCTGTTTTAGATGAGAATACTGATTTAGACATGTCTAAAGTGCTCTGTGCTCCTGACTCTGTGGATATGGAGGCTGAGGGAGGGTCTGACTTCAGTGAAGACCATTCCTTTTGTCAGGCTTTCCAACAGCCCCTTGACAAGAGTAAAGTGGTGAAACCCGAGGAGATGGTTTCCCTTAATATTTCTTCCAATTTTGATTCTCCAAGCAGATTTCAAGATGAAAATTCAGGAAGCTCTGTTTTGAATTGTGAGACAGCAAAGAAAAAGCATGAAATGCTGAATGATGTTGGTGATGCAAATATGCATTGTGAGGTTGATGGTGGAAGTACGGGAGATAGTGGAGGCCAAGTCCTTCCCAAACACCTGAGTCCTGGAGTTCTGGATGGGGTGCACTCGGCTGAGAGCCCTACCCCTGTTATGATGAGTGTTACAAGAGAACAGCGTACGCTGGATGGCAGTGGCCAAGACACGGTTGGGTGTGCACATAGTTTGGAGGATTTGAAAGGTGTACAAGAAAATCCTGTTCTGGAGAATAAGGGAGTTCTGATGAATTCCCAGCATGAAGCTGAAATTGTTTTGGAAGAAGATGGCCCCGCTTCTGATGGCACAGTTGAAAGTAGTGATGTTTATGAAACTGTAATCAGTATTGATGATAAAGGGCAGGCCTTGTACAGTTTTGGCCGGTTCGATTCTTCCATAGTACGAATAAAGAACCCTGAAGATGGTGAATTGATAGATCAGTCTGAGGAGGGTCTGGTAGCAGCAGGGGTGAGGATCAGCGAGCTGCCCTTGAAAGACTGTGCTCACGGCCTGAAAAGGAAGAAGCCTGAAGGCAGTTCCTTTGGCGAGTCCACACGGATTCGTTGCGATGATTGTGGCTTCTTAGCAGATGGACTGAGTGGACTGAATGTCCACATAGCCATGAAGCATCCTACAAAAGAGAAACACTTTCATTGTTTACTGTGTGGAAAGTCATTCTACACAGAAAGCAACCTTCATCAGCATTTGGCTAGTGCTGGTCATATGAGAAATGAACAGGCTAGTGTTGAAGAGCTCCCAGAGGGAGGGGCCACCTTTAAATGTGTCAAGTGTACAGAGCCCTTTGATTCTGAACAGAATTTATTTCTACATATTAAAGGACAGCATGAGGAATTGCTACGGGAAGTGAATAAGTATATTGTGGAAGACACTGAGCAGATCAACCGTGAGAGAGAGGAAAACCAGGGGAATGTTTGCAAGTATTGTGGAAAGATGTGTCGAAGTAGCAATTCAATGGCATTCCTGGCACACATTCGCACCCACACAG GATCGAAACCATTCAAGTGCAAGATATGCCATTTTGCAACAGCTCAGCTTGGAGATGCCAGAAACCACGTGAAGAGGCACCTTGGGATGAGGGAATACAAGTGTCACATCTGTGG